One window of the Balaenoptera ricei isolate mBalRic1 chromosome X, mBalRic1.hap2, whole genome shotgun sequence genome contains the following:
- the LOC132357179 gene encoding homeobox protein ESX1-like: MERQPQSSHDAYDDADAAVAGFLKLGVDEEREEAHEVKPAEISLPGEGGEEQKAQSEPELGAAAEGKEAGDEGEGKEGCDVSVGAAGPADGESREAEAEAEASGGEGGEQGGEEQPPRAAVEGPEAAEGQQQVPHARFTRVQLQDLERVFQRTQYPNERTRQELTRRMGVTEAKVKGWFKNRRAKWRRNQRALMFRNVPPGPPRPPRPPGPPAPPVAVCLCEPCFDILLQELNWICVLLEPLPPGLPGLPMPPMQPGLPMPPMRPMPPLQPMWPMPPMLPVPPVLPMWPVPPMPPMLPMRPMPPMPPMWPVLPVPPMPPMPPMPPFPPMLLPPPPWLLPPLLPCRCPHASRPGPLSSVVLR; encoded by the exons ATGGAGCGTCAGCCGCAGAGCAGCCACGATGCCTATGACGACGCGGATGCAGCCGTCGCCGGCTTCCTCAAGCTGGGGGTCGACGAGGAGCGGGAAGAAGCGCACG AGGTGAAGCCCGCGGAGATCTCGCTTCCCggagaggggggagaggagcAGAAGGCTCAGTCCGAACCCGAGCTGGGAGCAGCCGCGGAAGGGAAAGAGGCGGGAGAcgaaggagaaggaaaggaaggctgCGATGTCAGCGTCGGAGCCGCCGGCCCCGCGGACGGCGAAAGCCGCGAGGCCGAGGCCGAGGCTGAGGCGAGTGGCGGCGAAGGCGGAGAGCAGGGCGGCGAGGAGCAGCCCCCGCGGGCCGCCGTCGAGGGTCCCGAGGCCGCAGAGGGGCAGCAGCAGGTCCCCCACGCCAGGTTCACGCGGGTGCAGCTGCAGGACCTGGAGCGCGTTTTCCAGCGTACTCAGTACCCCAACGAGCGCACGCG ACAGGAGCTTACAAGGCGCATGGGTGTGACTGAAGCCAAAGTGAAG GGTTGGTTTAAGAATAGAAGGGCCAAATGGAGGAGAAATCAGAGGGCACTAATGTTCAGAAACGTGCCCCCCGGTCCCCCCAGGCCCCCCAGGCCCCCCGGGCCCCCGGCCCCCCCTGTTGCCGTCTGTTTGTGTGAACCCTGCTTTGACATCCTGCTTCAGGAGCTGAATTGGATCTGCGTTCTTCTGGAGCCACTGCCGCCGGGGCTCCCCGGGCTGCCCATGCCGCCCATGCAGCCCGGGCTGCCCATGCC GCCCATGCGGCCCATGCCACCCCTGCAGCCCATGTGGCCCATGCCACCCATGCTGCCCGTGCCACCCGTGCTGCCCATGTGGCCCGTGCCCCCCATGCCGCCCATGCTGCCCATGCGACCCATGCCTCCCATGCCGCCCATGTGGCCCGTGCTGCCCGTGCCACCCATGCCACCCATGCCGCCCATGCCGCCCTTTCCTCCTATGCTGTTGCCTCCTCCGCCCTGGCTTCTTCCACCCTTGCTTCCCTGTAGGTGCCCTCATGCATCACGGCCTGGTCCCTTATCATCGGTGGTCCTTCGGTAG